One genomic segment of Deinococcota bacterium includes these proteins:
- a CDS encoding ABC transporter substrate-binding protein → MNHVKGFVSLALSLVLFASAAFAASPNRLIIAQASEISSLDPRIGTDIYSFRVIKMMMEELVAFAPDLSLEPRLATDWEFSEDGRTITFTLREGVVFHHGREFTSDDVRYTFEWVLNPENDSPNRQLYEDIESIETPDDGTVVFHLSEANSFLLNNIARMQIVPADLGDDDFASNPVGTGPMMFESIQRDDRTVLTAFPDYWGGRAQVDSVEIRPIPETATRLLAFEGGEIDLYQDDVVPAELSRLEDDPDVIVQRSPGTGYTYMGFNQLSEPLDDVRVRQAINHVIPREAIVERVLEGIGQPGVSMIMPYMPWFNPDVTRYDYNPERARELLEEAGYGDGFSVRMHVSDNPIRIQIAEIMGFELSQVGIELSVTVEEFGAFLSRVQTSDDYDLFILGWGGQLDPDRAMIRQFTSDGASNYVNYADPHIDELVTQGRLVPPDSQESVDIYREAQEIIVEESPYAFIFYTEEIALQHPYIEGWEIHPYSANTYQDIHLIGKNR, encoded by the coding sequence ATGAACCACGTTAAGGGCTTTGTTTCCCTCGCGCTCAGCCTCGTGCTTTTCGCCAGCGCCGCCTTCGCCGCTTCGCCCAACCGCCTGATCATCGCGCAAGCGAGCGAGATCTCGAGCCTCGACCCGCGCATCGGCACGGACATCTACTCCTTTAGGGTCATCAAGATGATGATGGAGGAGCTCGTTGCCTTTGCGCCCGACCTGAGCCTCGAGCCGCGCCTCGCCACCGACTGGGAATTCAGCGAGGACGGGCGCACCATCACCTTCACCTTGCGCGAAGGGGTGGTATTCCACCACGGCCGCGAGTTCACTTCTGACGACGTGCGCTACACCTTCGAATGGGTCTTGAACCCGGAGAACGACTCGCCGAACCGCCAGCTCTACGAGGACATCGAAAGTATCGAGACGCCGGACGACGGCACCGTCGTCTTCCACCTGAGCGAGGCCAACTCGTTTTTGCTCAACAACATCGCGCGCATGCAGATCGTTCCCGCCGACTTAGGCGACGACGATTTCGCCTCGAACCCGGTGGGCACCGGCCCGATGATGTTCGAGTCCATCCAACGCGACGACCGCACGGTGCTCACGGCCTTCCCGGACTACTGGGGCGGCCGGGCGCAGGTCGACAGCGTCGAAATCCGCCCCATCCCGGAGACCGCTACCCGCCTGCTGGCCTTCGAGGGCGGCGAAATCGACCTCTACCAGGACGACGTGGTGCCCGCCGAGCTCTCGCGCCTCGAGGACGATCCCGACGTCATCGTGCAGCGCTCGCCGGGTACCGGCTACACCTATATGGGCTTCAACCAATTGAGCGAGCCGCTAGACGACGTTCGCGTCCGCCAGGCGATCAATCACGTCATCCCCCGCGAGGCGATCGTCGAGCGGGTCTTGGAGGGCATCGGCCAGCCGGGCGTCAGCATGATCATGCCCTACATGCCCTGGTTCAACCCCGACGTCACCCGCTACGACTACAATCCCGAAAGAGCCCGCGAACTGCTCGAGGAAGCTGGCTACGGCGACGGCTTCAGCGTGCGCATGCACGTGAGCGACAACCCCATCCGCATCCAAATCGCCGAGATCATGGGGTTCGAACTCTCCCAGGTCGGCATCGAACTCTCCGTAACCGTCGAAGAGTTCGGCGCCTTTTTGAGCCGGGTCCAGACCAGCGACGACTATGACCTCTTCATCCTCGGTTGGGGCGGCCAGCTCGATCCGGACAGGGCCATGATCCGCCAGTTCACCAGCGACGGCGCCTCCAACTACGTCAACTACGCCGACCCCCACATCGACGAGCTCGTCACCCAGGGACGCCTGGTGCCACCCGACAGCCAGGAGTCGGTCGACATCTACCGCGAAGCCCAGGAGATCATCGTCGAGGAGTCGCCCTATGCCTTCATCTTCTATACCGAAGAGATCGCCCTGCAACACCCCTATATCGAAGGGTGGGAGATCCACCCTTACAGCGCGAACACCTACCAGGACATCCACCTGATCGGCAAGAACCGCTAA